The Terriglobia bacterium genome contains the following window.
CCGCCCGTCGGCTGGGTCATGAAGTCGTCGGCGGAGGCGTGCACGACCACGGCGCGCCCGAGCACGTCGCTCTCGGGCCGGCCGCCGATCGACCAGAGGTTGGTGGAGAGCGTCGTGCCCCCCTTGCCGTCCGGTCCGACCTCGATGTTCCCGATGTCGCCTCGATGGAAGGGGGAGAAGCCCCACTTGCCGTGCGCCTGGCCCGTGGGATTCCAATGCGATCCGGCCGACATCGCGTCGGGGGCGCTGCAGTCCCCCTTCTCGTGAAGGTGGACCGCGTGGGTCCCTGGCGGCGCGTTCTCCAGCCGGATCTCAAGCATCACATAGCCCGCTTTCTGGACGAACGTCGCCTGCCCGCTCATCTTGCTTCCGCTCCGCCCCTCGATCGTGGCCGCTGCGTGCTTGTCGGCCCCCTCGGCCCCCTCGGCCCCCGCGGGCGTCTCGGCCTTCCGCATGTGCACCACGTCCCTGCGGGGCGCCGAAATGGCGGGGCCCGCGGCGAGTCCGGCTGCGGCGAGGATGATCACGACCCCGTATCTCACGTCACATCTCCTTTCGTCCGCTCCGCGATGCGCTCTTGACGGCCTCGCGCACGAGCGATTCGTCGGCGGGATTGGGCAGCGTGACGGCCATGCGCGGCTCGGATTCCATCGCTCGCCGCGCCGCGCTCTCCGCGCCCGGTTTGCGCGCCCAGGCACGGCGCGCGATGCCGTTGTTCACGTCCCAGTGGATCATCGAGCGGATTCGGCGGGCGGCGGCGGCCGTCCCGTCCGCGACCATCCCGAACCCGCCGTTGATCACCTGTCCCCAGCCGACCCCTCCCCCGTTGTGGAGGCTCACCCAGGTCGCCCCGCGAAACGCGTCGCCGATGACGTTGTGGACCGCCATGTCGGCGCAGGAGCCGCTGCCGTCCCGGAGATCGGCGGTCTCGCGATAGGGGGAGTCGGTCCCCGACACGTCGTGGTGATCGCGGCCCAGGACCACCGGCGCCGAGATCGCGCCGTCCCGCACGGCGTCGTTGAACGCCAGCGCGATGCGGGTGCGTCCCTCGGCGTCCGCGTAGAGGATGCGCGCCGCGGAGCCGACCACCAGCTCGTTCGCCTCGGCCTGGCGGATCCAGCGGAGGTTGTCCAGCATCTGGCGCCGGATCTCCTCCGGCGAGCGGGCCGCCATCGCCTCGAGCACGTCCCCTGCGATCCGGTCGGTGACCCTGAGGTCCCCGGTACGCCCGCTGGTGCAGACCCAGCGGAAGGGGCCGAACCCGTGGTCGAAGCACATCGGCCCCATGATGTCCTCGACGTACGACGGGTAGACGAAGCCGCCGTCCTCCCGGGTGACCCGCGCCCCCGCGGTCCTGGCCATCAGGAGGAACGCGTTCCCGTAGTCCCAAAAGCGCATGCCGCTGGCGGCCATCGCGCCGATCGACGCGACCTGACGGCGGAGGGACTCGTGGACCCGCTCCCTGAATCCCGCCGGGTCCGCCCGCATCATCTCGTTCGCGTCCCGAAGCGAGA
Protein-coding sequences here:
- a CDS encoding urocanate hydratase, with protein sequence SLRDANEMMRADPAGFRERVHESLRRQVASIGAMAASGMRFWDYGNAFLLMARTAGARVTREDGGFVYPSYVEDIMGPMCFDHGFGPFRWVCTSGRTGDLRVTDRIAGDVLEAMAARSPEEIRRQMLDNLRWIRQAEANELVVGSAARILYADAEGRTRIALAFNDAVRDGAISAPVVLGRDHHDVSGTDSPYRETADLRDGSGSCADMAVHNVIGDAFRGATWVSLHNGGGVGWGQVINGGFGMVADGTAAAARRIRSMIHWDVNNGIARRAWARKPGAESAARRAMESEPRMAVTLPNPADESLVREAVKSASRSGRKEM
- a CDS encoding superoxide dismutase family protein produces the protein MSGQATFVQKAGYVMLEIRLENAPPGTHAVHLHEKGDCSAPDAMSAGSHWNPTGQAHGKWGFSPFHRGDIGNIEVGPDGKGGTTLSTNLWSIGGRPESDVLGRAVVVHASADDFMTQPTGGAGGRIGCGVVRLAP